TCTTCTGTAATAACATCCCCGATTAAACTTGGATCGTAAGCGAGTGTTGCAGCCGCTGATTCTTGTTGCCCTTTCCCAGCTGCCATCATCGCTAACTGATTTCCTTGTGTATTATTAAAAGCAACTACTGGAACCCAAGGCGCTTTTGATGTTACTGCTGCTCCTTTGTCAGTTAAATGATCGCGAAGTTTTAAAATTAAATCCATCGGCGATAACATTTTCCCTGTTCCTGTTGCCGGACACATATTTGTACAACGACCACACTCTACGCAAGCGTATAAGTCAATAAGCTGATTTTGTCTAAAGTCTTCGATTTTACCAACACCAAATGTTTCTTGTGTTTCATCTTCAAAGTCAATCTTTTCAAGTTTCCCTGGATTTGAAAGACGACCGAAGAAAACGTTAGCTGGTCCAGCAATTAAATGTGCGTGTTTTGATTGTGGAACATAAACTAAAAACGTTAACAAAATTAGTAAATGCACCCACCAAGAGAAATAGAACACAGAAATGGCTGCGGTTTCATTTATCCCTGAGAAAACGTAAGCGATTGCAGAAGCGATTGGCTCACTCCATGAAAGCTCCTCGCCATGCCATATAATTCCCATTCCATTACCGAGTAGCACAGAAATCATTAAGCCACCAATAAAGATAAGAACAAGACCTGATTTGAAATTACGTTTTAAACGAACTAGCTTTTCAACATAGCGTCTATGATAAGCCCAAAAGACTGCAATTAAAATAACAAGTGTGACAATTTCCTGGAAGAATGTAAATGCAGGGTATAGTGGTCCAAGTGGAAGATGTGATCCTGGTGCGAGTCCTTTCCAAACGAAGTCAATTGCTCCAAATTGGACAAGAATAAATCCGTAAAAGAACATAACGTGAATAATGCCGCTCTTTTTATCTTTCAGCAGCTTTTTCTGACCGAAAACATTGACCTTAAGGAGATCCCAACGCTCTTTAAAACGACGGTCAAATTCAATCTTTTTTCCTAACTGTATGTAGGCCATCCTCGTTCGTATAAGATACACAAACAAATATCCCGCATAAGCAATAACAGCAATGGCAGCCAGCCAATTAATGATCAGTAAGCTATTCATTTTTATGCTACCCCTCTCTTTGTAAGCCCTCTTTCTTTTTTAGAATCTTCAAAAACATATAATTTTCTGAATTTTATCCCCTATCTTCATTATATAATGAGTGAGCATTCAGTCAACAGTTTTTTGTTATACAACAACATATTTTTTCATAAAGCTGTTTATTTCGGTGAAACTATAAAGTGAAACTTTAATCAGTAGAAGGTATTTATTCCCTACTGATTATTAGCCTGCAAATAACAGGATAATATGAATGTTTTATTTATAAAAAACGAATGGTGAAAAGACCGTGAAGGAGGGAATTTGCTCATGTTCTTCTTACCTCTCTTATTAATAGGTATTGCTCTCTGGATTATAATCGATCTTTCTTATGGGAGAATTGTTCATTTAAGGCGTGTACGTTCTCGTTCTTTCCCTTTACGTCAAAGTGATTTTCACCTTTATACATACGGAAAAGATTTGTATGACACTCTATTTACTGATATAAAACAGGCGAAACACCATGTGCATGTTTTGTTCTTCATTGTAAAAAACGATAAAATCAGCCGGGAATTTTTAAAGTTACTTATTGATAAGGCAAAGGAAGGAATTGAAGTAAGACTTTTACTCGATAGATTGGGAAGCCATCATTTATCAAACGAGGCCATTCGCTCCCTGCAAAAACATGGTGTCTCTTTTTCATTTTGTCACAAAGTAAAGTTTCCTTTTCCTTTCTTTTCTGCAAATCAAAGAAACCATAGAAAAATTACAGTTATCGACGGGAAAATTGGTTACATTGGGGGATTTAATATTGGTGAAGAGTATTTGGGACATAATGAACGGTTAGGATTATGGAGGGACTATCATTTACGTCTTACAGGCGAAGGAGTACAAGATTTACAAAA
This genomic window from Bacillus anthracis str. Vollum contains:
- a CDS encoding heterodisulfide reductase-related iron-sulfur binding cluster; the encoded protein is MNSLLIINWLAAIAVIAYAGYLFVYLIRTRMAYIQLGKKIEFDRRFKERWDLLKVNVFGQKKLLKDKKSGIIHVMFFYGFILVQFGAIDFVWKGLAPGSHLPLGPLYPAFTFFQEIVTLVILIAVFWAYHRRYVEKLVRLKRNFKSGLVLIFIGGLMISVLLGNGMGIIWHGEELSWSEPIASAIAYVFSGINETAAISVFYFSWWVHLLILLTFLVYVPQSKHAHLIAGPANVFFGRLSNPGKLEKIDFEDETQETFGVGKIEDFRQNQLIDLYACVECGRCTNMCPATGTGKMLSPMDLILKLRDHLTDKGAAVTSKAPWVPVVAFNNTQGNQLAMMAAGKGQQESAAATLAYDPSLIGDVITEEEIWACTTCRNCEDQCPVMNEHVDKIIDLRRYLVLTEGKMDAEAQRAMTNIERQGNPWGLNRKERETWRQGDDEVTVPTVKEKSKAGEEFEYLFWVGSMGSYDNRSQKIVISFAKLMNEAGISFAILGNKEKNSGDTPRRLGNEFVFQEMATKNIEEFEKAGVKKIVTIDPHAYNTFKNEYPDFGLQAEVYHHTELLAQWVKEGRLKPVHAIEETVTYHDSCYLGRYNEVYEAPRDILKAIPGVNLVEMARNRETGMCCGAGGGLMWMEETTGSRINVARTEQALAVQPSIIGTGCPYCLTMISDGTKAKEVEEKVQTLDVTEILERSVIGQKKEAM